Below is a window of Pseudomonadota bacterium DNA.
GCGGTCTGGCTGCTCGCGTCGGTGAACTGATTCGCCCGCACCACCCACAGCACGCCCACGAGCACAGCGCCATAGGCGGCGACGAGCGCGCGGGTGCGCACCAGGCCGCGCTGCATCGCCGAGAGCATGGCATACCCGCTGAGCACCACGCCGGCCAGCAGCGCGCGCTCGGCGGCGCCACGCACGAGCAGACCCACCGTCAGCATGTTCCCGAAGGCCAGCACCCACGCACGATAGCGGACGCTGTAGACGAGGTGGGAGACCGTCACGATGGTGAGAGCCACCACGAGCAGCTCGAGAGAAGCAGGTCTCATCCCGAGGGCAGACCGGCCTTGCGGGCCACCAGGGCCACAAGCTCGCCCACATCGGCGGGCGCGTTCACCTCGGCGAGACTGAAGCGAATGCCGTAGTGCTGTTCGATGCCCACCATCAGCTGGATATGGGCCAGCGATGTCCAGCCCTCGACATCGGCGGCGCGCGTCGCCGCTCCTACCTCGAGCGAAGGGTCTGCCACCACGCGGCGCAGCAGCGCCTGTACCTGAAGGTGCACCTCGGGGTTCATTCGCTCGTGTCGTCCTCGATCGATGCGCTCTGGGGCCACCGCGACGGGTCAGTGACCTCGAAGGCGAAGCTGCCATCAGCCGCAACCTCGAGACCCAGGCGTGCGATGAGATCGCCCACCGCATGGTTTCGACCCGTGTCGACGAAGCGCCCTCTCAGCAACCGAACTCCCCGCGCGCGGCAGCCCTCGAGAACGTGGCGCAGCAGAAACCCCTCCACCCCGCGGGCGAGAACCCGGCAGCTCATGACCCACACCTCGATCTCGACCGCGTCGGGCGACCGGAGCGTTGCAAGCAGCACCGATACGAGACCGTGGTCGCCCACATCGTCGCGCAGGCGGAGAACGCAATCGAGCGACGCGCCATCGCGCAGCCTCGCGCGCACAGCCCCTTCGGTGAGCCGCGCCCCGTTGAGGTTGAACTGGTTGGCGCGATTCACCAGCTGGGTGACCCGATCGACATCGGCGTCGGTGAGCGGCGTGACCCGCGCGCGCATTCCGAGGCTGGTCAGGAACGTGGCCAGATCGACCGCCGCGGCGCTCCTCTGCGCGCGCATGCCGTCTTGCTGCAGCCGACGCGAGCGCTGCGCGTCTTCATCGGTGCGCTCGGCCACGCCGAACGCCCCCTCGAGATCGAGCGCCCGGGCGAAGAGCGCAGGGTCGTCCGGCAGCGCGACGACCCGCACGTCGGGCAGGGCCGTCGCCACGCGCGCCCGCTCGATGGGATCGTTGTCAACGAAGACCAGGGCATCGAGTCGCAGGTGCAGGCGCGTCGCCACCTCTTCGACCATGGCGGCCTTGTCGCCGAAGCCCGTGATGAAGCACGCGAAATCGTCGAGGCGCAGCACCATCTCATCCCGTCGCTCG
It encodes the following:
- a CDS encoding acyl carrier protein, with product MNPEVHLQVQALLRRVVADPSLEVGAATRAADVEGWTSLAHIQLMVGIEQHYGIRFSLAEVNAPADVGELVALVARKAGLPSG